One region of Cuculus canorus isolate bCucCan1 chromosome 6, bCucCan1.pri, whole genome shotgun sequence genomic DNA includes:
- the RUFY4 gene encoding RUN and FYVE domain-containing protein 4 isoform X2, protein MARAGEHNRIIKDLQKTVAELNHSYREQNLPVTDGSRELHSLCAQLEFLLQFDLKEKRSFFGQRKDYWDFLCQGLSRRRQEHEGVRFVTSLDKLKTPVGRGRAFLRYCLVHRQLAESLQLCLLDPESLCEWYYARSPFLNPQRRAEILGTLYELDGVSFHLALYRADLDTAWPMFSEALVRPSLAARSSPAKAVLQTNSASTGEHGWPNSIDRPTMAPHRVLAHSYPPALAARWVRGVEVEDVEDVEMKKHMEDEDRTEVEENVEVEKDVEEEDEEDLEQDEKEMEDVEFEELKDAHGTGKTTQQNGDEEPSTSLPHGTGCVLGSSPLVPGQPCRTEASLWALVSRLQAELEEQEAASRALAARLAREEQRHRQQEESSAQWAQLRAQEAEALRETNAFLERTLAEVVAAGNPGMLARAQEEAQSWREVAEERGAQLAEALAEAEALASRLQDCQAALAAAGQMDMLEGASAPNEAAAVEEVLRQALELARFPQEPLLDPEAEGELSTATGMAMHLATLATTAQEEAKQSRQQLQAQQQEVARLQEQLSSARQDGERWASALQRAQREALEREATRGAEQARQQELIRDMKGRLLELLREKDALWQKTEGIDTPMPSPVPHNAGLCARCHKDFRLLSRRLCQGKVCHTCSVDMGKQGRCCLLCYQQRHSQAM, encoded by the exons ATGGCAAGGGCTGGAGAGCATAACCGCATTATCAAGGACCTGCAGA AGACCGTGGCAGAGCTGAACCACAGCTACCGGGAGCAGAACCTGCCAGTGACGGATGGGAGCCGGGAGCTACACAGCCTCTGTGCCCAGCTGGAGTTCCTCCTCCAG TTTGACctcaaagagaagagaagcttCTTCGGGCAGCGCAAGGACTATTGGGACTTCTTGTGCCAAGGCCTGTCGCGGCGCCGGCAGGAGCATGAGGGTGTTCGCTTCgtcacctccctggacaag ctGAAGACCCCCGTGGGCAGGGGCCGAGCCTTCCTGAGGTACTGCCTGGTGCACCGGCAGCTGGCAGAGTCCCTACAGCTCTGCCTCCTCGACCCCGAGAGCCTCTG TGAATGGTACTACGCCCGCAGCCCCTTCCTGAACCCCCAGCGCCGGGCAGAGATCCTGGGCACCCTCTACGAGCTGGATGGTGTCAGCTTCCACCTGGCCCTGTACAGGGCTGACCTGGACACAGCCTGGCCCATGTTTTCTGA GGCACTGGTACGGCCCAGCctggcagccaggagcagcCCAGCAAAGGCAGTCCTGCAGACAAATAGCGCCAGCACAGGGGAGCATGGATGGCCCAATAGCATCGACCGTCCCACCATGGCACCCCACAGGGTGCTAGCCCACTCATACCCACCTGCCTTGGCTGCCCGGTGGGTGAGGGGTGTAGAGGTGGAGGATGTGGAGGACGTGGAGATGAAGAAACACATGGAAGATGAAGACAGAACGGAGGTGGAGGAGAAtgtggaggtggagaaggatgtagaagaggaggatgaagaggattTGGAGCAGgatgagaaggagatggaggatgTGGAGTTTGAGGAGCTGAAGGATGCACACGGCACTGGCAAAACAACACAGCAGAATGGTGATGAGGAGCCTAGCACGTCCCTGCCACATGGAACAGGGTGTGtgctgggctcctcaccacTGGTGCCTGGACAGCCGTGCAGGACGGAGGCGTCCCTGTGGGCACTGGTGTCCCGGCTGCAGgctgagctggaggagcaggaagcaGCATCGCGGGCACTGGCAGCCCGGCTGGCACGGGAGGAGCAGCGACACCgacagcaggaggaaagcagtGCCCAGTGGGCCCAGCTGCGGGCACAGGAGGCTGAGGCACTGAGGGAGACCAACGCCTTCCTGGAGcggacactggcagaggtggTGGCAGCAGGGAACCCAGGGATGCTGGCGCGGGCACAGGAGGAGGCGCAGAGCTGGCGGGAAGTGGCAGAGGAGCGGGGCGCCCAGCTGGCAGaggcgctggcagaggcagaagcaCTGGCCTCACGCCTGCAGGACTGCCaggcagcactggcagcagcaggacagatGGACATGTTGGAGGGTGCTAGTGCCCCAAACGAGGCGGCTGCCGTGGAAGAGGTGCTGCGGCAGGCATTGGAGCTTGCCCGCTTCCCCCAGGAGCCCCTGCTGGACCCCGAGGCAGAGGGGGAGCTCAGCACAGCCACTGGCATGGCCATG CACCTGGCCACCTTGGCCACCACGGCACAGGAGGAGGCCAAGCAGAGccggcagcagctccaggcccagcagcaggaggtggcACGGCTGCAGGAACAGCTCAGCAG TGCCCGGCAGGATGGGGAGCGCTGGGCATCGGCGCTGCAGCGGGCGCAGCGGGAGGCCCTGGAGCGGGAAGCCACGCGCGGTGCTGAGCAGGCGAGGCAGCAGGAGCTCATCCGCGACATGAAGGGgcggctgctggagctgctgcg agagaaggatgcCCTGTGGCAGAAGACGGAGGGCATTGACACCCCAATGCCCAGCCCGGTGCCTCACAATGCAGGGCTCTGTGCCCGCTGCCACAAGGATTTCCGCCTCCTCTCCCGACG gctgtgccagggcaaGGTGTGCCACACATGCTCTGTGGACATGGGCAAGCAGGGGCgctgctgcctgctttgctACCAGCAAAGGCACTCACAGGCTATGTGA
- the RUFY4 gene encoding RUN and FYVE domain-containing protein 4 isoform X1, translating into MARAGEHNRIIKDLQKTVAELNHSYREQNLPVTDGSRELHSLCAQLEFLLQFDLKEKRSFFGQRKDYWDFLCQGLSRRRQEHEGVRFVTSLDKLKTPVGRGRAFLRYCLVHRQLAESLQLCLLDPESLCEWYYARSPFLNPQRRAEILGTLYELDGVSFHLALYRADLDTAWPMFSEALVRPSLAARSSPAKAVLQTNSASTGEHGWPNSIDRPTMAPHRVLAHSYPPALAARWVRGVEVEDVEDVEMKKHMEDEDRTEVEENVEVEKDVEEEDEEDLEQDEKEMEDVEFEELKDAHGTGKTTQQNGDEEPSTSLPHGTGCVLGSSPLVPGQPCRTEASLWALVSRLQAELEEQEAASRALAARLAREEQRHRQQEESSAQWAQLRAQEAEALRETNAFLERTLAEVVAAGNPGMLARAQEEAQSWREVAEERGAQLAEALAEAEALASRLQDCQAALAAAGQMDMLEGASAPNEAAAVEEVLRQALELARFPQEPLLDPEAEGELSTATGMAMHLATLATTAQEEAKQSRQQLQAQQQEVARLQEQLSSARQDGERWASALQRAQREALEREATRGAEQARQQELIRDMKGRLLELLREKDALWQKTEGIDTPMPSPVPHNAGLCARCHKDFRLLSRRYSCRLCQGKVCHTCSVDMGKQGRCCLLCYQQRHSQAM; encoded by the exons ATGGCAAGGGCTGGAGAGCATAACCGCATTATCAAGGACCTGCAGA AGACCGTGGCAGAGCTGAACCACAGCTACCGGGAGCAGAACCTGCCAGTGACGGATGGGAGCCGGGAGCTACACAGCCTCTGTGCCCAGCTGGAGTTCCTCCTCCAG TTTGACctcaaagagaagagaagcttCTTCGGGCAGCGCAAGGACTATTGGGACTTCTTGTGCCAAGGCCTGTCGCGGCGCCGGCAGGAGCATGAGGGTGTTCGCTTCgtcacctccctggacaag ctGAAGACCCCCGTGGGCAGGGGCCGAGCCTTCCTGAGGTACTGCCTGGTGCACCGGCAGCTGGCAGAGTCCCTACAGCTCTGCCTCCTCGACCCCGAGAGCCTCTG TGAATGGTACTACGCCCGCAGCCCCTTCCTGAACCCCCAGCGCCGGGCAGAGATCCTGGGCACCCTCTACGAGCTGGATGGTGTCAGCTTCCACCTGGCCCTGTACAGGGCTGACCTGGACACAGCCTGGCCCATGTTTTCTGA GGCACTGGTACGGCCCAGCctggcagccaggagcagcCCAGCAAAGGCAGTCCTGCAGACAAATAGCGCCAGCACAGGGGAGCATGGATGGCCCAATAGCATCGACCGTCCCACCATGGCACCCCACAGGGTGCTAGCCCACTCATACCCACCTGCCTTGGCTGCCCGGTGGGTGAGGGGTGTAGAGGTGGAGGATGTGGAGGACGTGGAGATGAAGAAACACATGGAAGATGAAGACAGAACGGAGGTGGAGGAGAAtgtggaggtggagaaggatgtagaagaggaggatgaagaggattTGGAGCAGgatgagaaggagatggaggatgTGGAGTTTGAGGAGCTGAAGGATGCACACGGCACTGGCAAAACAACACAGCAGAATGGTGATGAGGAGCCTAGCACGTCCCTGCCACATGGAACAGGGTGTGtgctgggctcctcaccacTGGTGCCTGGACAGCCGTGCAGGACGGAGGCGTCCCTGTGGGCACTGGTGTCCCGGCTGCAGgctgagctggaggagcaggaagcaGCATCGCGGGCACTGGCAGCCCGGCTGGCACGGGAGGAGCAGCGACACCgacagcaggaggaaagcagtGCCCAGTGGGCCCAGCTGCGGGCACAGGAGGCTGAGGCACTGAGGGAGACCAACGCCTTCCTGGAGcggacactggcagaggtggTGGCAGCAGGGAACCCAGGGATGCTGGCGCGGGCACAGGAGGAGGCGCAGAGCTGGCGGGAAGTGGCAGAGGAGCGGGGCGCCCAGCTGGCAGaggcgctggcagaggcagaagcaCTGGCCTCACGCCTGCAGGACTGCCaggcagcactggcagcagcaggacagatGGACATGTTGGAGGGTGCTAGTGCCCCAAACGAGGCGGCTGCCGTGGAAGAGGTGCTGCGGCAGGCATTGGAGCTTGCCCGCTTCCCCCAGGAGCCCCTGCTGGACCCCGAGGCAGAGGGGGAGCTCAGCACAGCCACTGGCATGGCCATG CACCTGGCCACCTTGGCCACCACGGCACAGGAGGAGGCCAAGCAGAGccggcagcagctccaggcccagcagcaggaggtggcACGGCTGCAGGAACAGCTCAGCAG TGCCCGGCAGGATGGGGAGCGCTGGGCATCGGCGCTGCAGCGGGCGCAGCGGGAGGCCCTGGAGCGGGAAGCCACGCGCGGTGCTGAGCAGGCGAGGCAGCAGGAGCTCATCCGCGACATGAAGGGgcggctgctggagctgctgcg agagaaggatgcCCTGTGGCAGAAGACGGAGGGCATTGACACCCCAATGCCCAGCCCGGTGCCTCACAATGCAGGGCTCTGTGCCCGCTGCCACAAGGATTTCCGCCTCCTCTCCCGACGGTACAGCTGCAG gctgtgccagggcaaGGTGTGCCACACATGCTCTGTGGACATGGGCAAGCAGGGGCgctgctgcctgctttgctACCAGCAAAGGCACTCACAGGCTATGTGA